A single window of Candidatus Sysuiplasma jiujiangense DNA harbors:
- a CDS encoding alpha/beta hydrolase, which yields MGDRDDRSSLPFAKLVSREIPDSKLVIVPGADHLINLSRPDEFETELRSALRRAR from the coding sequence GTGGGTGACAGGGATGATCGTTCATCGTTGCCCTTTGCAAAACTCGTATCCAGGGAAATTCCAGATTCCAAGCTGGTCATTGTCCCGGGGGCAGACCATCTGATAAACCTCTCCAGACCCGATGAATTCGAGACAGAGCTGAGATCTGCACTCAGAAGGGCAAGGTAA